From Leptolyngbya sp. 'hensonii':
TTCGCCAGACTCTATCAGAAGTATTTACAACGGGTCTACCCGATCGTCGTCTTCTCCTTCGACGAACCCTATCGGGAAGAACCCCACCATCATCAAGTCGAGTTTCCCACCCTGAAAGTTTTGGAATTCAATTTCGCTGCCATTCAGCTCAATCGGCTCAACTGGCGAGATTTCTTGCAACAGCGCAATCCAGTCGCAGCAGCCTTGATGAGCAAAATGCGGATCGCTGTGGAAGACCGGCCCAGGGTTAAGGCAGAATGTCTGCGACTATTGGCGACACTGCGGCTGGACCCGGCCCGCACCAGATTGATTTCCGGCTTCGTGGACGTCTACCTCCGGTTGAATCAGCAGGAAAAGCAGGCGTTTCAGGGGGAACTTGGTAAACTGGAGGCAACGGAGCGGGAGGGCATTATGCAAATCGTTACCAGTTGGATGGAACAAGGCATTGAACAGGGCATCGAGCAGGGCATCGAGCAGGGCATCGAGCAAGGTGAAAGATCGCTCATCCTCCGTCAACTGACTCGACGAGTGGGCGAACTGTCGGAACAACTGTGCTCTCAAATCAGCATCCTATCTATCCCTGACCTGGAATCCCTGGGAGAAGCTTTGCTCGATTTCTCGACTTTATCTGACCTGGAAACATGGCTAGCAGAACATCAGCATTGATTTTGATGATCAGGTGGCCACAACGGCTCACCCCCCTCTAATCTGCGTCCTGGTAAACCACACCCGGTTCCTCACATGCAACTGGGCCACAGACCAGAGCTGGTTATGCTTTGAGTTAGCAACCGCTGGAGCTTCAAGTTCCCCGCCAGACTACCGTTTGCGAAGCCATATCCGTAACTTCAGCCATTGCCCCAATTTGAGCCGGAATAGAAGCAGGTGACTTATACTGCACAAAGTTCAAACACTCCCACATCACACTCCATCCTATCCCCCTGCCCAAGCAGGAGTTTTTCATTGCAGATGACCCACAACCTTAGCGATCGCTCGTCGGTGAACCCTGTCCACATAGGACGGTGAGACACCCAACAGTTCCGCTGCCTCAGCACGGGATGTAGCTGCAGT
This genomic window contains:
- a CDS encoding DUF4351 domain-containing protein, which produces MTDHDRLFKELLSTFFIEFLELFIPDLAGTIQPDSIRFLQQEYFADLTSGEEQVIDLLAEVRQAGEEIAFLVHVEAQASAEPNFTRRMFFYFARLYQKYLQRVYPIVVFSFDEPYREEPHHHQVEFPTLKVLEFNFAAIQLNRLNWRDFLQQRNPVAAALMSKMRIAVEDRPRVKAECLRLLATLRLDPARTRLISGFVDVYLRLNQQEKQAFQGELGKLEATEREGIMQIVTSWMEQGIEQGIEQGIEQGIEQGERSLILRQLTRRVGELSEQLCSQISILSIPDLESLGEALLDFSTLSDLETWLAEHQH